The Glandiceps talaboti chromosome 9, keGlaTala1.1, whole genome shotgun sequence genome window below encodes:
- the LOC144439706 gene encoding uncharacterized protein LOC144439706, producing MAVDCDKRTRGNGSVSMDPRIPHRSCSYESTGNSDSESDETTEFPPRRSIQNADLSIFCDQLSQTVGSAENFRKIITERCGHNEFVGVGKSDLIIHPGFRGTLESIKWEFEMVYTGKKLYMVGYLDELGSDTFIMLDDDGKVYKADDSLLYLVGDNFCNYLKNGPNTEESFYDYYGHRDQTKSLPCAGFGTYDDELAYLDELGKTDTYCAGKNSGADNVGSFLEVKREVLNQECEEMADLFGRKFTS from the exons ATGGCCGTCGATTGTGATAAACGTACGCGTGGCAATGGAAGCGTATCTATGGATCCACGGATACCACACCGAAGCTGTTCTTACGAGTCAACTGGGAACAGCGACTCTGAGTCCGATGAAACCACAGAGTTCCCCCCTCGGCGTAGTATTCAAAATGCAGACTTGTCCATATTTTGTGACCAGTTATCACAAACGGTGGGGTCAGCtgaaaatttcagaaaaattatCACAGAACGTTGTGGACATAATGAGTTCGTAGGTGTTGGGAAATCGGACTTAATCATACATCCAGGTTTCAGAGGAACACTAGAATCCATAAAGTGGGagtttgaaatggtttatacGGGGAAGAAACTTTACATGGTTGGATATTTAGACGAACTAGGGTCGGACACTTTTATTATGCTTGACGACGATGGTAAAGTGTATAAAGCCGACGATTCATTATTGTACTTGGTTGGAGACAACTTCTGTAACTACTTAAAGAATGGCCCAAACACCGAGGAGTCATTCTACGATTATTATGGCCATCGTGACCAAACAAAGAGTCTTCCGTGTGCAGGATTTGGCACGTATGATGACGAG CTGGCATACTTAGATGAGCTTGGCAAAACTGACACATATTGTGCTGGCAAGAACAGTGGTGCAGATAACGTAG gAAGCTTTCTAGAAGTCAAAAGAGAAGTCCTGAATCAGGAATGTGAAGAGATGGCAGATTTGTTTGGGCGCAAATTTACGAGCTGA